One stretch of Streptomyces sp. NBC_00443 DNA includes these proteins:
- a CDS encoding nitrilase-related carbon-nitrogen hydrolase, with amino-acid sequence MANVVRAALVQATWTGDTESMVAKHEEHAREAARQGAKIIGFQEVFNAPYFCQVQDPQHYSWAEPVPDGPTVRRMQELARETGMVVVVPVFEVEQSGFYYNTAAVIDADGTFLGKYRKHHIPQVKGFWEKYYFKPGNIGWPVFDTAVGKVGVYICYDRHFPEGWRQLGLNGAQLVYNPSATHRGLSSYLWRLEQPAAAVANEYFIAAINRVGVEEYGDNDFYGTSYFVDPRGQFVGETASDKSEELIVRDLDFDLIEEVRQQWAFYRDRRPDAYEGLVQP; translated from the coding sequence ATGGCCAACGTCGTACGCGCCGCTCTGGTCCAGGCCACCTGGACCGGCGACACCGAGTCCATGGTCGCGAAACACGAGGAGCACGCCCGCGAGGCGGCCCGGCAGGGCGCAAAGATCATCGGCTTCCAGGAAGTCTTCAACGCTCCCTACTTCTGCCAGGTCCAGGATCCGCAGCACTACTCCTGGGCCGAGCCGGTCCCCGACGGGCCGACCGTGCGGCGTATGCAGGAGCTCGCCCGCGAGACGGGCATGGTGGTCGTCGTGCCCGTCTTCGAGGTCGAGCAGTCGGGCTTCTACTACAACACCGCGGCCGTGATCGACGCCGACGGCACCTTCCTCGGCAAGTACCGCAAGCACCACATCCCGCAGGTCAAGGGCTTCTGGGAGAAGTACTACTTCAAGCCCGGCAACATCGGCTGGCCCGTCTTCGACACCGCCGTGGGCAAGGTCGGCGTCTACATCTGCTACGACCGTCACTTCCCGGAGGGCTGGCGCCAACTCGGCCTCAACGGAGCCCAGTTGGTCTACAACCCCTCCGCCACCCACCGCGGCCTCTCCTCCTACCTCTGGCGCCTGGAGCAGCCGGCCGCCGCCGTCGCCAACGAGTACTTCATCGCCGCGATCAACCGGGTCGGCGTCGAGGAGTACGGCGACAACGACTTCTACGGGACGTCGTACTTCGTCGACCCCCGCGGCCAGTTCGTCGGCGAGACCGCCAGCGACAAGAGCGAGGAGCTCATCGTCCGCGACCTCGACTTCGACCTCATCGAGGAAGTGCGGCAGCAGTGGGCCTTCTACCGTGACCGCCGCCCCGACGCCTACGAAGGGCTGGTGCAGCCGTGA